A section of the Paracoccaceae bacterium genome encodes:
- a CDS encoding methyltransferase produces MTDQSPRRSGGRAARRAERAAPLADAIRPVRAGMESGSYKPLSQADCQAIHEAALVALAEVGLADAPQSGIDVMTRAGAILGDDGRLRYPRALVEEMLAKAAKSITLCGRELRHDLTLSGARVHYGTAGAAVHMVEPDGRDYRESTVQDLHDAARIADQLDNIHFLQRPMVCRDIPDNREMDLNTVYACASGTTKHIGTSFTEPDFVPDAIEMLHMIAGGEDNWRARPFMSNSNCFVVPPMKFATEACQVMEHCIAAGMPVLLLSAGMAGATAPSTIAGTIVQEVAEVLAGVVYVNAIKPGHPAIFGTWPFALDLRSGAMSGGSGEQALLSAGCAQMHQFYGLPGGAAGGIADSKLPDMQAGWEQMCSNLAAGLSGVNMIYEAAGMHASLLGFCHESLILGDDIIGQALRVVRGIEVDEVTLAVDQIRQVCLGGPGHYLGMDQTLARMQSDYVYPSLGCRISPKEWVEVEKPDLIKAATAKKQTILATPSSARFDPATDQAIRARFAIHLPPG; encoded by the coding sequence ATGACCGATCAATCCCCCCGCCGTTCCGGTGGTCGCGCCGCCCGCCGGGCTGAACGCGCCGCCCCCCTTGCCGATGCCATCCGCCCTGTCCGGGCCGGAATGGAAAGCGGCAGCTACAAACCGCTCAGCCAGGCGGATTGCCAGGCGATCCACGAAGCCGCGCTGGTAGCGCTGGCCGAAGTGGGGCTGGCCGATGCGCCGCAATCGGGCATCGACGTGATGACCCGCGCAGGTGCGATATTGGGCGACGACGGGCGGCTCAGGTACCCTCGGGCATTGGTTGAAGAGATGTTGGCCAAGGCCGCAAAAAGCATCACTTTATGCGGGCGCGAGCTCAGGCATGATCTGACCCTGTCCGGCGCGCGCGTCCACTATGGCACTGCCGGGGCCGCCGTCCACATGGTCGAACCTGACGGGCGCGATTACCGCGAAAGTACCGTGCAGGATCTGCATGATGCGGCGCGGATCGCAGATCAGCTCGACAATATCCACTTTCTGCAACGCCCCATGGTCTGCCGCGACATCCCCGACAACCGCGAGATGGATTTGAACACCGTCTATGCCTGCGCCTCGGGCACCACCAAACACATCGGGACCAGTTTTACCGAACCTGATTTCGTGCCCGACGCGATTGAAATGCTGCATATGATCGCAGGCGGCGAAGACAATTGGCGCGCCCGCCCTTTCATGAGCAATTCCAACTGCTTCGTCGTCCCACCGATGAAATTCGCAACCGAAGCCTGTCAGGTCATGGAACATTGCATCGCCGCCGGCATGCCCGTCCTGCTGCTTAGCGCGGGCATGGCCGGGGCCACCGCACCGTCGACCATCGCAGGCACCATCGTTCAGGAGGTGGCCGAGGTCCTCGCCGGGGTCGTCTATGTCAACGCCATCAAGCCCGGCCACCCGGCAATCTTCGGCACCTGGCCCTTCGCGCTGGACCTGCGCAGCGGCGCGATGTCGGGCGGATCGGGTGAACAGGCCCTGCTCAGCGCGGGCTGCGCCCAGATGCACCAGTTCTATGGTTTGCCCGGCGGGGCGGCAGGCGGCATCGCCGATTCCAAACTGCCCGACATGCAGGCCGGGTGGGAGCAGATGTGCTCAAACCTGGCCGCCGGGCTGTCGGGTGTGAACATGATCTATGAAGCGGCGGGGATGCATGCGTCCCTGCTGGGGTTCTGCCACGAGTCGCTGATTCTGGGCGACGACATCATCGGCCAGGCGCTACGCGTGGTGCGCGGGATCGAGGTGGATGAGGTGACGCTGGCCGTCGATCAGATCCGCCAGGTGTGCCTTGGCGGACCGGGTCACTATCTTGGTATGGATCAGACACTGGCGCGGATGCAGTCGGATTACGTCTATCCCAGCCTTGGCTGCCGGATCAGCCCCAAGGAATGGGTCGAAGTGGAAAAGCCCGATCTGATCAAAGCCGCCACAGCGAAGAAACAGACGATATTGGCGACCCCCTCGTCGGCGCGGTTCGATCCGGCCACCGATCAGGCCATTCGCGCGCGCTTTGCAATTCACCTGCCGCCGGGGTAA